From Firmicutes bacterium HGW-Firmicutes-1, the proteins below share one genomic window:
- a CDS encoding DNA polymerase IV, translating into MSTSPTIFHIDANSAYLSWSAISLLQQGYPSDLRDIPSVVGGNEKSRHGIVLAKSLPAKRFNIQTGESLRAAFAKCPDLISVPPDYSVYMKASKAMVTILQEYTRSLQRFSVDECFLDYTHMSDHFGEPLECAHNIKERIKKELGFTVNIGVSSNKILAKMASDFSKPNKIHTLYSHEIQEKMWPLPVRDLFMVGRRTELKLHQLGIYTIGALAKADTHILFSHFKSHGLLIQQYANGIDDSIVRKSNHELVKGMGNSTTMSFDAEDYETAYKVLLSLVENVCMRLRSAKMSSRLIAISITTNTFGYTSHQRKIDVPTDSTNDVYHVCKQLFNELWQGTPLRKLGVSVSELTDNDYVQMTLFDSNTLEKYKALDKCIDAIRLRYGNNAAGRACFLHSGIQPMTGGIGEDDYPVMTSIL; encoded by the coding sequence ATGTCGACCTCACCTACAATATTTCATATAGATGCTAACTCTGCCTACTTGAGTTGGTCTGCTATTTCTCTGTTGCAACAAGGTTATCCTTCTGATCTACGAGATATCCCTTCTGTTGTCGGAGGCAATGAGAAGTCAAGGCACGGTATTGTTTTAGCAAAATCCCTCCCTGCCAAGCGATTTAATATACAAACCGGCGAATCCTTAAGAGCTGCCTTTGCAAAATGTCCTGATTTAATATCAGTTCCTCCCGATTATAGTGTTTATATGAAAGCCAGCAAAGCCATGGTGACAATACTACAAGAATATACCCGGTCCCTACAAAGATTTAGTGTTGATGAATGCTTTTTGGACTATACGCATATGTCAGATCACTTTGGCGAGCCACTGGAATGCGCCCATAACATTAAGGAACGCATTAAGAAGGAATTAGGCTTCACTGTTAATATAGGTGTTTCTTCTAATAAAATACTAGCAAAAATGGCTTCTGATTTCTCAAAGCCTAATAAGATTCATACTCTATATTCTCATGAAATACAAGAAAAAATGTGGCCTCTACCTGTTAGGGATTTATTTATGGTAGGACGAAGAACTGAGCTCAAGCTACACCAACTTGGCATTTATACGATTGGTGCCCTTGCTAAGGCCGATACTCATATTCTTTTTTCTCATTTTAAGAGTCACGGATTATTAATTCAACAATATGCAAATGGTATTGATGATTCCATAGTAAGAAAGAGTAATCATGAACTTGTAAAAGGTATGGGAAATTCTACAACCATGTCTTTTGATGCAGAAGACTATGAAACTGCATATAAGGTGCTTCTTTCTTTAGTTGAAAATGTATGTATGCGACTACGCTCTGCTAAGATGAGCTCACGGTTAATTGCTATTTCTATTACAACAAATACTTTTGGATACACCTCTCACCAACGCAAAATAGATGTTCCAACAGATTCAACAAACGATGTTTATCATGTCTGTAAGCAACTTTTTAATGAGCTTTGGCAAGGCACTCCTCTAAGGAAGCTCGGGGTAAGTGTTTCCGAACTTACTGATAATGATTATGTGCAAATGACTTTGTTTGACTCCAATACTTTAGAAAAATATAAGGCTTTAGATAAATGTATAGATGCAATCCGTTTAAGATACGGAAATAATGCTGCAGGGCGCGCTTGTTTTCTTCACTCTGGAATTCAACCGATGACAGGAGGTATTGGCGAAGACGATTATCCTGTGATGACAAGTATATTATAA
- a CDS encoding amino acid ABC transporter substrate-binding protein yields MIMEKIQAKKYNFHGVYDLSEKQLKQHEMLYENYVQKLNQVRTLLVEDKDFAGTNSTFSRLRSLKLAESYTLNGVKLHELYFENIIGAGKRPYPPLMDAIVEDFGSVEHFIDKFKAVGMAMRGWAVLVWDPLDEGLHVIGQDAHDEGSTIGTIPLLVLDVYEHAYMIDYGIAKKEYIDIFIKNINWDVVNVRYLEIFS; encoded by the coding sequence ATGATTATGGAGAAGATTCAAGCAAAAAAATATAATTTTCATGGTGTATATGATTTGTCTGAAAAGCAGCTTAAACAACATGAAATGTTATATGAGAATTATGTACAAAAGCTTAATCAAGTAAGGACCTTACTTGTTGAAGATAAAGATTTTGCAGGTACGAATAGTACCTTTAGCAGATTGAGAAGCCTAAAGCTAGCAGAAAGCTATACTTTAAATGGTGTTAAGCTCCATGAACTCTATTTTGAAAACATAATAGGTGCAGGCAAGAGACCATATCCACCACTTATGGATGCTATAGTTGAAGATTTCGGAAGTGTAGAGCATTTCATTGATAAATTTAAAGCGGTTGGTATGGCTATGAGGGGATGGGCTGTTTTGGTTTGGGATCCATTAGATGAAGGCTTACATGTCATCGGTCAAGATGCCCATGATGAAGGTAGTACCATTGGGACGATACCCTTGTTGGTTTTAGATGTATATGAACATGCGTATATGATTGATTATGGAATTGCAAAAAAAGAATACATTGATATTTTTATTAAAAATATTAATTGGGATGTAGTAAATGTAAGATATTTAGAGATTTTCTCATAA
- the spoIVA gene encoding stage IV sporulation protein A, which translates to MFEEYDVYSDIKARTNGEIYIGVVGPVRTGKSTFIKRFMDLFVIPNIDNVHMKERAKDELPQSSAGKTIMTTEPKFIPQEAARISLGDDIEFDIRLIDCVGYMVDGASGHLEEDLPRMVKTPWFNHEIPFTEAAEIGTKKVINDHSTIGVVITTDGSFGEIPRDHYVKAEEKTIAELKKIGKPFVLIINTIKPFSDVTSELVNELEKKYGVTTIPCNCEQLRKEDVEKIFENVLFEFPVSSLNFNIPKWIEVLDHDHWLKESLIATARDTIKSINTIRDIKKPSILAFNNEYVEKINLDKISLSDGSANMDIKIKDDYYYNVLSDLIGTEVEGEYQFISLIKKLGKVKKKYEQVEKALTDVSLHGYGIVSPHIEDLVLDEPEIVKQGNRFGVKLKASAPTIHMIKCDIETEVSPIVGTEKQSEDFMNYIMSEFENDPKTIWNSNIFGRSLHELVNDGLQNKIYRMPVDTQLKLQETLKKIMNEGNGGLICIII; encoded by the coding sequence ATGTTTGAAGAGTACGATGTTTATAGTGACATTAAAGCAAGAACAAACGGTGAAATATACATAGGTGTCGTTGGGCCAGTCAGAACGGGTAAATCTACCTTTATCAAACGTTTTATGGATTTATTTGTAATACCTAACATAGATAACGTTCATATGAAAGAAAGAGCAAAAGATGAATTGCCCCAAAGTTCAGCTGGAAAGACTATAATGACAACTGAGCCTAAGTTTATTCCTCAAGAAGCCGCAAGAATATCACTTGGAGATGACATTGAATTTGATATTCGTTTAATTGACTGTGTAGGTTATATGGTTGATGGGGCTTCGGGTCATCTTGAAGAAGATTTACCTCGAATGGTTAAAACCCCTTGGTTTAATCATGAGATACCATTTACTGAAGCAGCTGAGATAGGGACAAAAAAAGTTATCAATGACCATTCTACAATCGGTGTTGTTATTACAACAGACGGTTCCTTTGGAGAAATTCCAAGAGATCACTATGTGAAGGCAGAAGAAAAAACCATTGCTGAGCTTAAAAAGATTGGCAAGCCATTTGTTCTTATCATAAATACGATCAAACCATTTTCTGACGTTACATCCGAATTAGTGAATGAGCTCGAGAAGAAGTATGGCGTTACAACAATTCCATGTAATTGTGAACAACTTAGAAAAGAAGACGTTGAAAAAATATTCGAAAATGTATTGTTTGAATTTCCAGTTTCCTCGCTTAATTTTAACATTCCAAAATGGATTGAAGTACTTGATCACGACCATTGGCTCAAGGAAAGTCTAATAGCAACTGCAAGAGATACAATTAAGAGTATCAATACAATAAGAGATATTAAAAAGCCTTCAATCCTTGCCTTTAATAACGAATATGTAGAAAAAATTAATTTAGATAAGATTTCGTTGTCAGATGGTAGTGCAAATATGGATATAAAAATTAAGGATGATTACTATTATAATGTACTCAGTGATTTAATTGGAACGGAGGTAGAAGGAGAATATCAATTCATTTCTCTTATTAAAAAGCTTGGTAAGGTTAAGAAGAAGTATGAACAGGTTGAAAAGGCCCTAACAGATGTTTCGCTTCATGGATATGGAATAGTTTCACCTCATATTGAAGATCTAGTCTTAGATGAACCGGAAATAGTGAAACAAGGCAATAGATTTGGGGTTAAATTAAAAGCAAGCGCTCCTACTATACATATGATTAAATGTGATATAGAAACTGAGGTCTCTCCTATTGTTGGAACTGAAAAACAAAGTGAAGACTTTATGAATTATATTATGAGTGAATTTGAAAATGATCCAAAAACGATATGGAACTCTAACATATTTGGAAGATCTTTGCATGAACTAGTCAATGATGGACTTCAAAACAAAATCTATAGAATGCCTGTAGACACCCAATTAAAGCTTCAAGAAACCTTGAAGAAAATTATGAATGAGGGAAACGGCGGATTGATTTGTATAATAATTTAA
- a CDS encoding methenyltetrahydrofolate cyclohydrolase, whose protein sequence is MLIDKTIVEFLNETASSNPVPGGGSIAAQSGATAAALVEMVANLTIGKKAYEKVSDEMIQVAQKAGLLRAELVKEIDRDSDAFNEVMAAYKLPKDTKEDQEFRSDKIQESTKYAALVPLEVARKSYEIINLSREVVAKGNKNAVTDGIVSAMMARTSALSAIYNVKINLSSIKDDDFVERASREINEIEAYVRTVEKEIIESVQL, encoded by the coding sequence ATGTTAATTGATAAAACGATTGTTGAATTTTTAAATGAGACCGCATCTAGTAATCCAGTTCCAGGTGGTGGAAGTATAGCGGCTCAAAGCGGTGCAACTGCCGCAGCCTTAGTAGAAATGGTAGCAAACCTTACGATAGGTAAGAAGGCATACGAAAAGGTATCAGACGAGATGATACAAGTAGCACAAAAAGCAGGGCTGCTTAGAGCTGAATTGGTAAAAGAGATTGATAGAGATTCAGACGCCTTCAATGAGGTTATGGCTGCTTATAAATTGCCAAAGGATACAAAAGAAGATCAAGAATTTAGAAGTGATAAAATTCAAGAGAGTACAAAGTATGCGGCATTGGTACCATTAGAAGTTGCTAGAAAATCATATGAAATTATTAATCTATCAAGAGAAGTAGTAGCCAAAGGCAATAAGAATGCAGTCACAGATGGTATCGTTTCTGCTATGATGGCAAGAACTTCGGCTTTGTCAGCTATTTATAATGTAAAGATTAATCTTAGCTCTATTAAGGATGATGATTTTGTGGAAAGAGCTTCAAGAGAAATAAATGAGATCGAAGCATATGTAAGAACTGTTGAAAAAGAAATCATAGAATCTGTTCAACTATAA
- a CDS encoding imidazolonepropionase: protein MDRIVIKNANELITCSGFAAKAGKDMNQLGIIYNGAIIIEEGMIKAVGETKDIVNEDLEKNSIVIDAANKIVLPGFVDSHTHFVFGGYRAEEYGWRLMGEDYMSIMKRGGGIANSVRATREASHNQLLDAGVKRLNSMLGFGVTTVEGKSGYGLDYATEMKQLKVMKELNEKHPLDIVATFMGAHSVPDEFKDRADDYIEYLLEEVLPDVASDQLAEYCDVFCEEGVFSVEQSEKLLVRAKELGFKIKIHSDEIVDLGGAKFSADMGAVTADHLLMASNEGLERMKERGIIATLLPGTAFSLKKPYARARYMIDQGLAVALASDFNPGSCYSESIPLIIALATLQMNMTTEEAITALTINGAAALNRAENIGSLDVGKIADIVIHDCPTYHFLSYHIGVSTVETVIKRGQIVLTERKSKLL, encoded by the coding sequence ATAGATAGAATCGTTATTAAAAATGCAAATGAACTTATTACCTGTAGCGGCTTTGCTGCTAAAGCAGGTAAGGATATGAACCAACTGGGTATTATTTATAATGGTGCAATTATTATTGAAGAAGGTATGATTAAAGCGGTTGGTGAAACGAAGGACATTGTTAATGAGGACTTAGAAAAAAATAGCATAGTAATAGATGCTGCAAATAAAATAGTTTTGCCGGGCTTTGTGGATTCTCATACACACTTTGTCTTTGGTGGTTACCGAGCTGAAGAATATGGTTGGCGTCTTATGGGTGAAGACTATATGTCGATTATGAAGCGTGGAGGTGGCATTGCAAATAGTGTTAGAGCAACAAGAGAAGCTAGTCATAATCAGCTATTAGATGCTGGAGTGAAAAGGTTAAATAGTATGCTTGGATTTGGTGTTACAACCGTCGAAGGTAAAAGCGGATATGGTCTTGATTATGCTACGGAAATGAAACAATTAAAAGTGATGAAAGAGCTCAATGAAAAACATCCATTGGATATTGTGGCTACTTTTATGGGCGCGCATTCAGTGCCAGATGAATTTAAAGACAGAGCAGATGATTATATAGAATATTTATTAGAAGAGGTGCTTCCAGATGTAGCAAGTGATCAGCTTGCAGAGTATTGCGATGTGTTTTGCGAAGAGGGTGTTTTTTCTGTGGAGCAGTCTGAGAAACTTCTTGTTAGAGCAAAAGAATTGGGTTTTAAAATTAAAATTCATTCTGACGAGATTGTAGACTTAGGAGGTGCTAAGTTTTCAGCCGATATGGGAGCAGTGACAGCTGACCATTTGCTAATGGCTTCAAACGAAGGACTCGAAAGAATGAAAGAGAGAGGTATCATAGCTACATTACTGCCAGGTACGGCTTTTTCTCTGAAAAAACCTTATGCCAGAGCAAGGTATATGATTGATCAAGGCTTAGCGGTAGCCTTAGCATCTGATTTTAATCCGGGAAGCTGTTATAGTGAATCAATTCCTTTGATAATAGCACTTGCAACCCTACAAATGAACATGACGACGGAAGAAGCTATAACTGCCCTTACTATTAATGGTGCCGCTGCACTTAATAGAGCTGAAAATATCGGTAGTTTAGATGTAGGTAAAATCGCTGACATCGTCATTCACGATTGTCCAACTTACCACTTTTTATCTTACCATATTGGTGTAAGCACAGTAGAAACAGTGATAAAAAGAGGACAGATTGTTTTAACCGAAAGGAAATCGAAGCTTTTGTAA
- the ftcD gene encoding glutamate formimidoyltransferase, producing MSDAKKIVECVPNFSEGRDLNKIEQIVAPLRGKEGVKLLNYEADKDYNRVVVTVIGEPEAVKNAVVEAIGVAAKVIDLTTHEGQHSRMGATDVVPFIPIKNMTMKECVQLAQETGEMIANQWNIPVFLYENAASTPERQNLADVRKGQFEGMTEKLKQPEWQPDFGEAKIHPTAGVTGVAARMPLVAYNVDLDTDNIDIANKIAKSIRYSNGGFRYVKAGGVSIAERGITQVTMNITDYTKTSIYRVFETVKMEAKRYGVNVIGSEVVGLVPMEALIDTAAYYLGLYNFSMDKVIESNLGE from the coding sequence ATGTCAGATGCTAAAAAAATAGTTGAATGTGTTCCTAACTTTAGTGAAGGTAGGGACTTAAATAAAATTGAGCAAATTGTTGCTCCGTTAAGAGGAAAAGAAGGGGTTAAACTACTCAATTATGAAGCAGATAAAGATTATAATAGAGTGGTTGTTACCGTTATAGGAGAGCCAGAAGCTGTTAAAAACGCTGTTGTCGAAGCTATAGGGGTAGCTGCGAAGGTCATTGACTTGACAACACATGAAGGCCAACATTCAAGAATGGGAGCTACAGATGTTGTTCCTTTTATTCCAATTAAAAATATGACAATGAAGGAATGTGTTCAACTAGCTCAGGAAACAGGTGAAATGATAGCAAATCAATGGAACATTCCAGTATTTTTATATGAAAATGCTGCATCAACACCAGAAAGACAAAATCTTGCAGATGTAAGAAAGGGTCAATTTGAGGGGATGACAGAAAAGCTCAAACAACCTGAGTGGCAGCCTGATTTTGGAGAAGCTAAAATTCATCCAACTGCAGGAGTAACAGGAGTTGCTGCAAGAATGCCATTAGTAGCCTATAATGTTGACTTAGATACGGATAATATTGACATTGCTAATAAAATAGCAAAATCTATCAGATATTCAAATGGCGGGTTTAGGTATGTCAAAGCTGGAGGGGTAAGTATTGCTGAAAGAGGTATTACTCAAGTTACTATGAATATTACGGATTATACCAAAACCTCTATTTATAGAGTGTTTGAAACCGTTAAAATGGAAGCAAAACGATATGGTGTAAATGTAATAGGCAGTGAGGTAGTAGGACTTGTTCCAATGGAAGCTCTTATTGATACAGCCGCTTATTATCTTGGTTTATACAATTTCTCTATGGATAAAGTGATCGAATCAAACCTTGGGGAGTGA
- a CDS encoding urocanate hydratase, whose amino-acid sequence MYSNHDVEKSMLIKLNLENGIPEYPEFKEGIRRAPKRTFTLTIEETEIALKNALRYIPEKFHEELAPEFLEELLTKGRIYGYRFRPAEQIKAKPVKDYIGKCLEGKAFQLMIDNNLDFDIALYPYELVTYGESGSVFQNWMQYQLVIEYLKALTSDQTLVIASGHPLGLFHSKPDAPRVIITNGLMVGAFDDYDNFNRAAALGVANYGQMTAGGWMYIGPQGIVHGTYSTLLNAGRLKLGIAEDKDLRGKLFVSSGLGGMSGAQGKAVEIANGVGIVAEVDYSRIQTRHQQGWVKAIAKTPKEAFELANTYQEKGEPIAIAFHGNVVELLEYALDHHILIDLLSDQTSCHEAYNGGYCPVGISFEERTQLLDKDKDKFIMLVNATLKRHYEVIKGLVDMGTYFFDYGNSFMKAIYDSGVSEISKNGRDDKDGFIWPSYVEDILGPCLFDYGYGPFRWVCLSGLQEDLQRTDLAAMSCIDPNRRYQDRDNYIWIRDAEQHKMVVGTKARILYQDAFGRLNIALKFNDMVRRNEVGPIMLGRDHHDTGGTDSPFRETSNIKDGSNIMADMATHIFAGNSARGMSLVTLHNGGGVGIGKSINGGFGMVLDGSKRVDEILRNSIPWDVMGGVARRAWARNENAISTCVEYNETMTGNDHITLPYRADDDLVKKLVEKMYR is encoded by the coding sequence ATGTACAGTAACCATGATGTAGAAAAGTCAATGTTAATAAAATTAAATTTAGAAAATGGAATACCAGAGTATCCTGAATTTAAAGAAGGGATTAGAAGAGCCCCAAAAAGAACATTTACACTTACCATTGAGGAAACAGAAATTGCATTAAAAAATGCACTTAGATATATTCCTGAAAAATTCCACGAAGAACTAGCACCTGAATTTTTAGAGGAGCTACTGACAAAAGGTAGAATATATGGTTATCGCTTTAGGCCAGCAGAGCAAATAAAAGCAAAGCCAGTAAAGGACTATATAGGTAAGTGCTTAGAAGGAAAAGCCTTTCAATTGATGATTGACAATAATCTTGATTTTGATATAGCTCTATATCCTTATGAACTAGTTACCTATGGAGAATCAGGCAGTGTATTTCAAAATTGGATGCAGTATCAGTTGGTTATAGAATATTTGAAGGCATTAACGAGTGATCAGACGTTGGTCATAGCATCTGGTCATCCACTTGGACTATTTCATTCTAAACCTGATGCACCACGTGTTATTATTACCAATGGTCTCATGGTGGGTGCTTTTGATGATTACGATAATTTTAATCGAGCTGCGGCACTTGGAGTTGCAAACTACGGTCAAATGACTGCAGGTGGTTGGATGTATATTGGGCCTCAGGGCATTGTACATGGTACCTATAGTACGCTTCTCAATGCAGGTCGACTTAAACTAGGTATTGCAGAAGATAAAGATCTTAGAGGTAAGCTCTTTGTGTCATCGGGGTTAGGTGGTATGAGTGGAGCGCAAGGAAAAGCCGTTGAGATTGCTAACGGAGTGGGTATTGTTGCAGAGGTGGACTATTCAAGAATTCAAACTAGACATCAACAAGGCTGGGTTAAAGCAATTGCAAAGACACCAAAAGAAGCTTTTGAACTTGCAAATACCTATCAAGAAAAAGGTGAACCGATTGCCATTGCTTTTCATGGAAATGTAGTAGAGCTACTTGAATATGCGCTTGATCATCATATTCTTATTGATCTTTTATCTGACCAAACCTCTTGCCATGAGGCGTACAATGGAGGCTATTGTCCAGTAGGGATATCCTTTGAAGAGCGTACACAATTACTAGATAAAGATAAAGACAAATTTATAATGCTTGTAAATGCAACACTTAAGAGACATTATGAAGTGATTAAAGGCTTAGTGGACATGGGAACTTATTTCTTTGATTATGGTAATTCCTTTATGAAAGCTATTTATGACAGCGGTGTAAGTGAAATATCTAAAAATGGAAGAGATGATAAAGATGGGTTTATTTGGCCATCATATGTTGAGGATATACTTGGACCTTGTTTATTTGATTATGGATATGGTCCCTTTAGATGGGTGTGCTTAAGTGGCCTGCAAGAAGATCTACAAAGAACAGATTTAGCGGCAATGTCCTGTATTGATCCAAACAGACGTTATCAAGATAGAGACAACTATATTTGGATTAGGGATGCTGAGCAACATAAAATGGTTGTTGGAACGAAAGCAAGAATATTATATCAAGATGCATTTGGAAGGCTTAATATTGCACTTAAATTCAATGATATGGTCAGACGCAATGAGGTAGGACCGATTATGCTTGGTAGAGATCATCATGATACTGGAGGGACAGATTCACCATTTAGAGAAACCTCGAATATAAAAGATGGTAGTAATATCATGGCAGATATGGCAACCCATATTTTTGCAGGAAACAGTGCAAGAGGCATGAGTCTTGTTACTCTTCATAATGGTGGAGGAGTTGGAATCGGGAAATCTATCAATGGCGGCTTTGGTATGGTTTTAGATGGAAGCAAAAGAGTAGATGAGATTTTAAGGAATTCTATTCCCTGGGATGTAATGGGTGGTGTAGCTAGACGTGCTTGGGCTAGGAATGAAAATGCAATTTCAACTTGCGTTGAGTATAACGAGACAATGACTGGAAATGATCATATTACATTGCCATATAGAGCCGATGATGATCTAGTAAAGAAACTTGTAGAAAAAATGTATAGATGA
- the hutH gene encoding histidine ammonia-lyase, translated as MKTITVDGNNLTLRELIHVAREGYLVQISEVAVEKVNKSRAYVEKLVKDEKVVYGITTGFGKFSNIVISNGQVEQLQDSLIRSHACGVGRHFSEEIVRAIMLLRLNALVKGYSGIRLKTLHILVEMLNKRVHPAIPEKGSLGSSGDLAPLSHMVLVMMGEGEAYYNGKLLTGEKAMLEAGIESIHLTSKEGLALINGTQVLTAVGAITTYDAINLMKTADISAALTFEALKGIMDVFDEKVHAVRNHTGQIACSKNLARILEGSGLTTKQGEVKLQDSYSLRCLPQIHGASKDAIDYVLDKVNREINAATDNPLIFPDDEQVISCGNFHGQPMALAFDFLGIALAEIANSAERRIERLVNPSLSELPPFLTNKGGVNSGFMIMQYTAAALVSENKILAHPASVDSIPSSGNQEDHVSMGTIAARKANEILYNTRRVIAIELMTAAQGVDFSNPDKLGKGTKEAYKVIRENIDKLDEDRIMYVDIEKSIKLVENNDILKAVENTIGALL; from the coding sequence TTGAAAACAATAACAGTAGATGGAAATAACTTAACCTTAAGAGAATTGATACATGTGGCAAGAGAGGGATACCTGGTTCAAATATCTGAAGTTGCAGTTGAGAAGGTCAATAAATCTAGGGCATATGTAGAAAAACTCGTTAAAGATGAAAAGGTGGTATACGGTATAACAACTGGTTTCGGAAAGTTTAGCAATATTGTCATTTCCAATGGTCAAGTAGAGCAATTACAAGATAGTCTTATTAGAAGCCATGCTTGTGGAGTTGGAAGACATTTTTCTGAGGAAATCGTTAGAGCAATTATGCTACTTCGATTAAATGCATTGGTGAAAGGATATTCAGGAATTAGACTCAAAACCTTACATATTTTAGTTGAAATGCTTAATAAACGAGTTCACCCAGCCATTCCTGAAAAGGGATCATTAGGCTCGAGTGGAGATCTAGCACCTTTATCTCATATGGTTTTGGTAATGATGGGAGAAGGAGAAGCATATTACAATGGTAAATTACTTACTGGTGAGAAAGCTATGCTAGAAGCTGGTATTGAGTCAATTCATTTGACATCAAAAGAAGGCTTGGCACTTATCAATGGGACACAAGTTCTTACAGCAGTAGGCGCTATTACTACATACGATGCAATTAACCTTATGAAAACAGCGGATATATCTGCTGCCTTAACCTTTGAAGCTTTAAAAGGAATAATGGATGTTTTTGATGAGAAGGTTCATGCGGTAAGAAACCATACTGGACAGATTGCTTGCTCAAAAAACCTTGCTCGTATACTTGAAGGAAGTGGATTAACAACCAAGCAAGGTGAAGTGAAGCTACAGGATTCTTATTCTCTACGATGCCTTCCACAGATTCATGGTGCAAGTAAGGATGCCATTGATTATGTTCTTGATAAAGTAAATAGAGAAATAAATGCAGCAACAGACAACCCATTGATTTTTCCTGACGATGAGCAAGTAATTTCATGTGGAAATTTTCATGGTCAACCTATGGCGCTAGCGTTTGACTTTTTGGGGATTGCACTAGCTGAAATAGCCAATTCTGCAGAAAGACGTATAGAAAGATTGGTGAATCCAAGCCTAAGTGAATTGCCACCATTTTTAACCAATAAAGGTGGAGTTAACTCTGGATTTATGATTATGCAATATACTGCGGCAGCACTTGTTTCAGAAAATAAAATATTGGCCCATCCAGCAAGTGTTGATTCCATACCATCGTCTGGTAATCAAGAAGATCATGTTAGTATGGGAACGATTGCAGCTAGAAAAGCAAATGAGATCCTGTATAACACTAGAAGAGTAATTGCGATAGAGTTGATGACAGCTGCTCAAGGTGTAGATTTCAGTAATCCCGATAAACTAGGTAAGGGAACAAAAGAAGCCTATAAAGTCATTCGTGAGAATATTGATAAACTAGACGAAGATCGTATTATGTATGTTGACATTGAGAAAAGCATTAAACTAGTAGAGAATAATGACATTTTAAAGGCTGTTGAAAATACAATTGGTGCACTTTTATAA